From Micrococcus porci, one genomic window encodes:
- a CDS encoding glycosyltransferase has protein sequence MTIAASTDVLSLPDDLPIVQVTDATFPAIRGFYPLATGLGRRNEREGMRVEEAGAQATDRYLVASEWAALSLTDVVGVAPHRVTVAPFGPGTPPPADARRREPGSSLRVLAVIADWERKRGDDIVAAVARAREFRDLTLTIVGRAPEGLPSWVNAPGVVDRARLAELYRGHDVLVDLALANAAGVVMTDALASGLPVIATHVGGVDTIVRDGKTGWLVQPSGAVDATARVLTTLDAAAVTRASAAALADARARLSWRAWAATADEVVRAAVAERRGQASPEAQRRRALMVTPILPSTGGQESAGEHLVNDIAQVIAERSELTMLSSDGPANRRALERGVAFAHRLLTSAPLRCDRLPRLLGVAPALNARTVEQVRGLVASADLVDLQWEESALLLGPLRRMNADARIVVTLHDVLSQRFARQRELQSSRLRKGVWAARQAAATMLEAHIVREADAVVVLSQKDADLLPKRGRRARIHVVPPAITGPLRPLRDGTGAPFLLFVAYMARWENEDAMHWFVTEILPRVRAEAPDVRVAVAGGGLRDHVVAELEANDVEVLGFVHDLEPLYEEASAVVVPLRYGAGVKFKVVDALVRGVPVVTTTVGNEGIHPADAAIVADEPAAFAEAVTAVLANLPCAERYARSRATDVAREFGPNRFRARLQEVYR, from the coding sequence GTGACCATCGCAGCCTCCACCGATGTGCTCTCCCTGCCCGATGACTTGCCCATCGTGCAGGTCACGGACGCCACCTTCCCCGCCATCCGCGGGTTCTATCCGCTCGCCACCGGTCTCGGCCGCCGCAACGAACGTGAGGGGATGCGGGTGGAGGAGGCCGGGGCACAGGCAACGGACCGCTACCTTGTGGCCTCCGAGTGGGCAGCCCTTAGCCTCACCGACGTCGTCGGGGTGGCCCCGCATCGGGTGACGGTGGCTCCCTTCGGACCTGGCACCCCTCCCCCCGCGGATGCCCGGCGCCGTGAGCCCGGATCGAGCCTGCGCGTTCTCGCCGTCATCGCTGACTGGGAACGGAAACGCGGGGACGACATCGTCGCCGCCGTGGCGCGGGCCCGGGAATTCCGTGATCTCACATTGACCATCGTGGGGCGGGCCCCCGAAGGACTCCCCTCCTGGGTGAACGCGCCGGGCGTCGTCGACCGTGCCCGCCTAGCTGAGCTCTACCGGGGTCACGACGTGCTCGTGGATCTCGCACTGGCGAACGCCGCAGGCGTGGTGATGACCGACGCGCTGGCCTCCGGGCTGCCGGTCATCGCCACCCACGTGGGCGGCGTGGATACGATCGTGCGGGACGGGAAAACCGGCTGGCTCGTGCAGCCGAGCGGGGCGGTCGACGCGACGGCTAGGGTCCTCACGACGCTCGACGCGGCCGCCGTCACCCGCGCCTCCGCGGCCGCCCTCGCCGATGCCCGCGCGCGCTTGAGCTGGCGCGCCTGGGCGGCCACCGCCGACGAGGTGGTCCGCGCCGCCGTGGCAGAGCGTCGGGGGCAGGCGTCACCGGAGGCCCAGAGGCGACGGGCGCTGATGGTCACCCCCATCCTCCCCTCGACGGGCGGCCAGGAGTCGGCCGGAGAGCATCTGGTCAACGACATCGCCCAGGTCATCGCCGAGCGGAGCGAACTCACGATGCTCAGCAGCGACGGACCGGCGAATCGTCGGGCCCTCGAGCGAGGGGTGGCCTTCGCGCACCGACTGCTCACGTCCGCGCCGTTGCGGTGCGACCGCCTCCCGCGCCTGCTCGGCGTGGCCCCCGCCTTGAACGCGCGCACTGTAGAGCAGGTCCGCGGGCTGGTGGCGTCGGCGGACCTGGTGGACCTCCAGTGGGAGGAGAGCGCCTTGCTGCTGGGGCCTCTGCGCCGGATGAACGCGGATGCGCGCATCGTGGTCACCCTCCACGACGTGCTCTCCCAGCGTTTCGCGCGGCAGCGCGAACTCCAGAGCAGCCGGCTTCGCAAAGGTGTGTGGGCCGCGCGTCAGGCGGCGGCCACGATGCTCGAGGCCCATATCGTCCGCGAGGCCGACGCCGTGGTCGTGCTGAGCCAGAAAGACGCGGATTTGCTGCCGAAGCGGGGACGACGGGCTCGCATCCACGTCGTGCCCCCCGCGATCACCGGCCCCCTACGCCCCCTACGGGACGGGACGGGTGCTCCGTTCCTCCTCTTCGTGGCCTACATGGCCCGGTGGGAGAACGAGGACGCCATGCACTGGTTCGTCACCGAGATCCTCCCGCGAGTACGCGCTGAGGCGCCGGACGTGCGTGTCGCCGTCGCCGGTGGAGGTCTGCGGGACCACGTCGTCGCGGAGTTGGAGGCGAACGACGTCGAGGTGCTCGGCTTCGTCCACGACCTCGAGCCCCTCTACGAGGAGGCATCGGCCGTCGTCGTCCCCCTCCGCTACGGCGCCGGCGTGAAGTTCAAGGTGGTGGACGCCCTGGTGCGGGGCGTGCCCGTCGTGACCACCACCGTGGGCAATGAGGGCATCCACCCAGCGGATGCCGCCATCGTGGCCGACGAACCCGCCGCCTTTGCCGAGGCTGTCACCGCCGTCCTAGCCAACCTGCCGTGCGCGGAGAGGTACGCCCGCAGCAGGGCCACGGATGTCGCCCGAGAGTTCGGACCCAACCGATTCCGTGCCCGACTCCAGGAGGTCTACCGATGA
- a CDS encoding glycosyltransferase family 25 protein produces MGQITDRYVISLEGSPRREAFFSQPGVADFVVWDAFDGRTGAGRDRFDVVAFERRAGRPPEGGEIGCTLSHAGLLADFAAGLGRPDDLMLVAEDDVVFTPDFEAVLGRVARTRGWGWTLLAQGLEDPFRDPFWAKSRDRAPQSLLAKPVGPPSSPWRYRLGNWDGELWGTGLYLVTREAARALTDHATREGLSWAADDYVTWHAAAGVKVWILLPTIAGWVGESEINATTRPHLQIQSYAAHPMGRQAWSRRVSRFRAGARIAWKEMRGDTRPWAS; encoded by the coding sequence ATGGGCCAGATCACGGACAGGTACGTCATCTCGTTGGAGGGGTCGCCGCGGCGGGAGGCGTTCTTCTCGCAGCCGGGCGTGGCCGACTTCGTCGTGTGGGATGCCTTCGACGGCCGGACCGGCGCGGGACGGGATCGCTTCGATGTGGTCGCCTTCGAGCGCCGGGCGGGCCGGCCTCCCGAGGGCGGGGAGATTGGCTGCACACTTTCCCACGCCGGTCTCCTTGCTGATTTCGCGGCAGGCTTGGGCCGTCCGGATGACCTCATGCTGGTCGCAGAAGACGACGTCGTATTCACCCCCGACTTCGAGGCTGTCCTGGGCCGTGTTGCTCGCACGCGCGGGTGGGGCTGGACATTGCTGGCCCAGGGCCTTGAAGACCCGTTTCGGGACCCCTTCTGGGCCAAGAGCCGCGACCGAGCGCCCCAGTCTCTGCTGGCGAAACCCGTCGGGCCACCATCTTCCCCCTGGCGCTACCGCCTGGGCAACTGGGACGGGGAGCTGTGGGGCACCGGCCTCTACCTCGTGACCAGGGAAGCCGCCCGCGCTCTCACGGACCATGCCACCCGGGAAGGCTTGTCCTGGGCAGCCGACGACTATGTCACCTGGCACGCAGCGGCAGGGGTGAAGGTGTGGATCCTCCTCCCCACCATCGCTGGATGGGTCGGCGAATCAGAGATTAATGCCACCACCCGGCCCCACCTCCAGATCCAGTCCTACGCGGCCCATCCGATGGGCCGGCAGGCGTGGTCGCGGCGCGTCTCCCGCTTCCGCGCGGGGGCCCGCATCGCGTGGAAAGAAATGCGCGGGGACACCCGCCCCTGGGCGAGCTGA
- a CDS encoding sugar nucleotide-binding protein, with product MKITETAIPGLLVLDLDVHGDNRGWFKENWQREKIRALAAEHPRLASLAPVQNNISFNDAVGTTRGIHAEPWDKYVAVAHGRIFGAWVDLREGPSFGAVATVELGPEKAVFVPRGVGNSYQTLEPDTAYTYLVNDHWSADAQGQYTFLNLADPTAAIAWPIPLEDAELSDKDRAHPMLADVTPMPPAPILVLGAGGQLGRALVARAEAAGIPVEAHGRDTWDMTDPASWPREHFRGLRAVVNASAMTAVDAAETPEGRAQAWAVNATAVAELARRCTEAGVPLAQVSTDYVFDGTLPVGQEHPVDHPLAPLGVYGQSKAAGEAAVRTVPRHWIVRTSWVIGEGKNFVATMASLAERGIDPAVVADQHGRLTFADDLADALLHLVTTDAPTGTFHMTNSGDVVTWHDVARWVFEDTGHDAARVSAATTAEYMAGKEGAAPRPTNSALDLGPLAAVGYTAPDQRERLRDHLSEAAGGTR from the coding sequence ATGAAGATCACCGAGACCGCCATCCCCGGCCTGCTCGTCCTCGACCTCGACGTCCACGGGGACAACCGCGGCTGGTTCAAGGAGAACTGGCAGCGGGAGAAGATCCGCGCCCTCGCCGCCGAGCACCCCCGCCTGGCCTCGCTCGCCCCGGTGCAGAACAACATCTCCTTCAACGACGCCGTCGGCACCACCCGCGGCATCCACGCCGAACCGTGGGACAAGTACGTGGCCGTCGCCCACGGCCGGATCTTCGGCGCCTGGGTGGACCTGCGCGAAGGGCCGTCCTTCGGCGCCGTCGCCACCGTGGAGCTCGGCCCGGAGAAGGCCGTCTTCGTGCCGCGCGGGGTGGGCAACTCCTACCAGACGCTCGAGCCGGACACCGCCTACACCTACCTGGTGAACGACCACTGGTCCGCCGACGCGCAGGGCCAGTACACGTTCCTCAACCTCGCGGACCCGACGGCCGCCATCGCCTGGCCCATCCCGCTCGAGGACGCCGAGCTCTCGGACAAGGACCGCGCCCACCCGATGCTCGCGGACGTCACCCCCATGCCGCCCGCCCCGATCCTCGTGCTCGGCGCCGGCGGCCAGCTCGGCCGCGCCCTCGTGGCCCGCGCCGAGGCCGCCGGGATCCCCGTGGAGGCCCACGGACGGGACACGTGGGACATGACCGATCCGGCGTCCTGGCCGCGGGAGCACTTCCGTGGCCTGCGCGCCGTGGTCAACGCGTCCGCCATGACCGCGGTGGACGCCGCCGAGACGCCCGAGGGCCGGGCCCAGGCCTGGGCCGTCAACGCGACCGCCGTCGCCGAGCTCGCCCGCCGCTGCACCGAGGCCGGCGTCCCCCTGGCGCAGGTCTCCACGGACTACGTGTTCGACGGCACCCTCCCCGTGGGGCAGGAGCACCCGGTGGACCACCCGCTCGCGCCGCTGGGCGTCTACGGCCAGTCGAAGGCCGCCGGCGAGGCCGCGGTGCGCACCGTGCCGCGGCACTGGATCGTCCGCACCTCCTGGGTGATCGGGGAGGGGAAGAACTTCGTGGCCACGATGGCCTCCCTCGCCGAGCGCGGGATTGACCCGGCCGTCGTCGCCGACCAGCACGGCCGCCTCACCTTCGCCGACGACCTCGCCGACGCCCTGCTGCACCTGGTCACCACGGACGCGCCCACGGGCACGTTCCACATGACCAACAGCGGTGACGTGGTCACCTGGCACGACGTCGCCCGGTGGGTCTTCGAGGACACCGGCCACGACGCCGCACGCGTCTCCGCCGCGACCACCGCCGAATACATGGCCGGCAAGGAGGGCGCGGCCCCGCGGCCGACCAACAGTGCCCTCGATCTCGGGCCCCTGGCCGCCGTCGGCTACACCGCCCCGGATCAGCGCGAACGCCTGCGAGACCACCTGTCAGAAGCGGCGGGTGGCACACGCTGA
- a CDS encoding glycosyltransferase family 4 protein, producing the protein MGSVEESLSIRDATREAPVNTRCLVLTSGRAADGPYGIDQLGQFGYDLVEVEPARTRVHRKLRDVVEHRSGRPMDKTVRSVRQAWQADLVLAFLEKEALAASWAKRRGVAPFAGRPLVMIACWLADELQRMSPAQRTAVVTSYSGVDLIIVLSRNQVEILVEAGFDASRIEAVSFGYNPDQFPVAAFEERRGIVSVGADRGRDFPTLLQAVEGSDLQLHLYTGEGHLNDVELPAEAVLHGRVPFERYQEVIATASMVAIPTHVMAYPSGQTVALEAAGTGACLILTDTPAMREYFTDETAVFVPPGDADGWRTALTELTSDAEARRRLGRNAAAMVADHFTYADMWRQVDEAIRRRGWSAQ; encoded by the coding sequence GTGGGGAGCGTCGAGGAATCGCTCTCCATCCGCGATGCCACTCGGGAGGCACCCGTGAACACCCGTTGCCTGGTCCTCACCTCCGGTCGAGCAGCGGACGGCCCCTACGGGATCGACCAGCTCGGCCAGTTCGGCTACGACCTCGTCGAGGTCGAGCCGGCACGGACTCGCGTCCACCGGAAGCTCCGCGATGTCGTGGAGCACCGCTCCGGCCGGCCGATGGACAAGACCGTCCGGTCGGTCCGCCAGGCATGGCAGGCGGACCTGGTGCTCGCCTTCCTGGAGAAGGAGGCGCTCGCTGCTTCCTGGGCCAAGCGCCGAGGGGTGGCCCCCTTCGCCGGTAGACCGCTCGTCATGATCGCGTGCTGGCTCGCGGACGAGCTTCAGCGGATGTCGCCCGCGCAGCGAACAGCGGTGGTGACGTCTTACAGTGGGGTGGATCTGATCATCGTCCTGTCACGGAACCAGGTGGAGATCCTCGTGGAGGCAGGGTTCGATGCATCACGAATCGAGGCCGTCAGTTTCGGATACAACCCCGACCAGTTTCCGGTCGCGGCATTCGAGGAACGACGCGGCATCGTTTCTGTCGGGGCCGACCGCGGCCGGGACTTCCCGACGCTCCTCCAGGCTGTGGAAGGTTCGGACCTGCAGCTGCACCTGTACACCGGCGAGGGTCATCTGAACGACGTCGAGCTCCCCGCCGAGGCGGTGCTCCACGGGCGGGTCCCGTTCGAGCGCTATCAAGAGGTCATCGCGACCGCGTCCATGGTCGCGATCCCCACCCACGTTATGGCGTACCCGAGTGGTCAGACCGTGGCGCTGGAGGCGGCGGGGACGGGAGCCTGCCTCATCCTCACGGACACTCCGGCCATGCGCGAGTACTTCACAGACGAGACCGCAGTCTTTGTCCCGCCGGGAGACGCGGACGGTTGGCGTACGGCGCTCACGGAGCTCACAAGCGACGCGGAGGCACGCCGTCGTCTGGGAAGAAACGCTGCGGCCATGGTCGCCGACCACTTCACCTATGCCGACATGTGGAGACAAGTTGATGAGGCCATTCGTCGGCGGGGTTGGAGCGCCCAGTAG
- the rfbB gene encoding dTDP-glucose 4,6-dehydratase, giving the protein MHLLVTGGAGFIGSNFVHHVVRETGHDVVVLDKLTYAGNRENLAGLPEDRVTLEVGDICDAALVDRLVAESDAVVHYAAESHNDNSLNDPSPFIQTNIVGTFVLLEAVRKHGKRFHHVSTDEVYGDLELDDPAKFTETTPYNPSSPYSASKAGSDHLVRAWVRSFGVQATLSNCSNNYGPYQHIEKFIPRQITNLIDGVRPRLYGQGINVRDWIHTEDHSSAVLRILERGEIGRTYLIGSDGERNNKEIVEILLELFDRPADDYDLVADRPGHDLRYAIDNTALRTELGWEPQFTDIRAGLADTVRWYRENEAWWRPAKDAVEATYRAQGQ; this is encoded by the coding sequence ATGCACCTCCTCGTCACCGGCGGCGCCGGGTTCATCGGATCGAACTTCGTCCACCACGTCGTCCGCGAGACCGGGCACGACGTCGTCGTCCTGGACAAGCTGACCTACGCCGGCAACCGGGAGAACCTGGCCGGCCTGCCCGAGGACCGCGTCACTCTCGAGGTGGGGGACATCTGCGACGCGGCCCTGGTGGACCGCCTGGTCGCCGAGTCGGACGCCGTCGTGCACTACGCGGCGGAGTCCCACAACGACAATTCGCTGAACGATCCCTCCCCGTTCATCCAGACGAACATCGTCGGAACCTTCGTCCTCCTCGAGGCGGTCCGCAAGCACGGCAAGCGCTTCCACCACGTCTCCACGGACGAGGTCTACGGCGACCTCGAGCTCGACGACCCGGCGAAGTTCACCGAGACCACCCCGTACAACCCCTCCAGCCCCTACTCGGCCTCGAAAGCCGGCTCGGACCACCTGGTGCGTGCGTGGGTCCGCTCCTTCGGAGTGCAGGCCACGCTGAGCAACTGCTCCAACAACTACGGGCCGTACCAGCACATCGAGAAGTTCATCCCGCGCCAGATCACCAACCTGATCGACGGCGTCCGTCCCCGCCTCTACGGCCAGGGCATCAACGTCCGGGACTGGATCCACACGGAGGACCACTCCTCTGCCGTGCTGCGCATCCTCGAACGCGGCGAGATCGGCCGCACGTACCTGATCGGCTCGGACGGGGAGAGGAACAACAAGGAGATCGTGGAGATCCTCCTCGAGCTCTTTGACCGCCCCGCGGACGACTACGACCTCGTCGCCGACCGCCCCGGCCACGACCTGCGCTATGCGATCGACAACACCGCGCTGCGCACCGAGCTCGGCTGGGAGCCGCAGTTCACGGACATCCGCGCGGGCCTGGCCGACACGGTCCGCTGGTACCGCGAGAACGAGGCCTGGTGGCGCCCAGCCAAGGACGCCGTCGAGGCCACGTACCGCGCCCAGGGCCAGTGA